In Ovis aries strain OAR_USU_Benz2616 breed Rambouillet chromosome 14, ARS-UI_Ramb_v3.0, whole genome shotgun sequence, a single genomic region encodes these proteins:
- the TMEM238 gene encoding transmembrane protein 238 has product MAAAPAVCTSPGTPPSAAPSPAAGAPGLASGLGRCRMALLLAVALDVAGMAALLTGVFAQLQVRGRDFGDLLIYTGALLVFLSLLGWILWYTGNIEISRQELERDYGLRPSALARLARKLSRRWSAPASSAAGRRAAPGSRGARRAARTPPPPAAGSRRVRLQLASLEAGPGAAGAGTE; this is encoded by the coding sequence ATGGCGGCGGCGCCGGCCGTGTGCACCTCGCCGGGGACCCCGCCGAGCGCTGCACCGTCCCCGGCGGCGGGCGCGCCGGGGCTGGCGTCCGGCCTGGGCCGCTGTCGGATGGCGCTGCTGCTGGCCGTGGCTCTGGACGTGGCGGGCATGGCGGCGCTGCTGACCGGCGTGTTCGCGCAGCTGCAGGTGCGCGGCCGCGACTTCGGCGACCTGCTTATCTACACGGGTGCGCTGCTCGTCTTCCTGAGCCTGCTCGGCTGGATCCTCTGGTACACCGGCAACATCGAGATCTCGCGCCAGGAGCTGGAGCGCGACTACGGCCTGAGGCCCTCGGCGCTCGCCCGCCTCGCGCGGAAGCTCTCCCGCCGCTGGTCGGCGCCGGCTTCCTCCGCCGCCGGCCGGCGCGCCGCGCCCGGCTCCCGGGGAGCGCGCCGCGCCGCCCGCAcgcccccgccgcccgccgccggtTCCCGCCGCGTGCGCCTGCAGCTCGCCTCGCTGGAGGCTGGGCCCGGGGCGGCGGGAGCGGGCACCGAGTGA
- the TMEM190 gene encoding transmembrane protein 190 isoform X1: protein MVGSGIPALGLLLLMQGSADGNGIQGFFYPWSCEGDVWDRESCGGQAAIENPNLCLRLRCCYRDGVCYHQRPDENMRRKHMWALGWTCGGLLFLITSICLFWWARRHDMLRLPWFLKGKCNLSRTVSLLSKDRTPSEKKTPSVGSIPPAPPTEGTQDTSGGTEGEGTEGGEETEGGDEDD from the exons ATGGTGGGCTCTGGGATCCCAGCTTTGGGTCTCCTCCTGCTCATGCAGGGCTCAGCAG ATGGGAATGGAATCCAGGGATTCTTCTACCCATGGA GTTGTGAAGGAGACGTGTGGGACCGGGAGAGTTGCGGGGGCCAGGCGGCAATCGAGAACCCCAATCTCTGCCTGCGTCTCCGATGCTGCTACCGCGACGGTGTCTGCTACCACCAGCGTCCGGATG AGAACATGCGGCGGAAGCACATGTGGGCGCTGGGCTGGACGTGCGGCggcctcctcttcctcatcaCCAGCATCTGCCTGTTCTG GTGGGCCAGGCGACACGACATGCTGCGGCTGCCCTGGTTCCTGAAGGGCAAGTGCAACCTGTCCAGGACGgtctctttgttgtccaaggaCCGGACTCCGAGCGAAAAGAAGACGCCCTCTGTCGGCAGcatcccccccgccccgcccacggAGGGGACCCAGGATACCTCTGGGGGCACTGAGGGGGAGGGGACGGAAGGGGGCGAAGAAACGGAAGGGGGGGACGAAGATGATTAG
- the TMEM190 gene encoding transmembrane protein 190 isoform X3 produces the protein MFTGDGNGIQGFFYPWSCEGDVWDRESCGGQAAIENPNLCLRLRCCYRDGVCYHQRPDENMRRKHMWALGWTCGGLLFLITSICLFWWARRHDMLRLPWFLKGKCNLSRTVSLLSKDRTPSEKKTPSVGSIPPAPPTEGTQDTSGGTEGEGTEGGEETEGGDEDD, from the exons ATGTTTACAGGAG ATGGGAATGGAATCCAGGGATTCTTCTACCCATGGA GTTGTGAAGGAGACGTGTGGGACCGGGAGAGTTGCGGGGGCCAGGCGGCAATCGAGAACCCCAATCTCTGCCTGCGTCTCCGATGCTGCTACCGCGACGGTGTCTGCTACCACCAGCGTCCGGATG AGAACATGCGGCGGAAGCACATGTGGGCGCTGGGCTGGACGTGCGGCggcctcctcttcctcatcaCCAGCATCTGCCTGTTCTG GTGGGCCAGGCGACACGACATGCTGCGGCTGCCCTGGTTCCTGAAGGGCAAGTGCAACCTGTCCAGGACGgtctctttgttgtccaaggaCCGGACTCCGAGCGAAAAGAAGACGCCCTCTGTCGGCAGcatcccccccgccccgcccacggAGGGGACCCAGGATACCTCTGGGGGCACTGAGGGGGAGGGGACGGAAGGGGGCGAAGAAACGGAAGGGGGGGACGAAGATGATTAG
- the TMEM190 gene encoding transmembrane protein 190 isoform X2, whose protein sequence is MGMESRDSSTHGVSSGGHPGSLQGQRTLGCEGDVWDRESCGGQAAIENPNLCLRLRCCYRDGVCYHQRPDENMRRKHMWALGWTCGGLLFLITSICLFWWARRHDMLRLPWFLKGKCNLSRTVSLLSKDRTPSEKKTPSVGSIPPAPPTEGTQDTSGGTEGEGTEGGEETEGGDEDD, encoded by the exons ATGGGAATGGAATCCAGGGATTCTTCTACCCATGGAGTGAGCAGTGGAGGACACCCGGGGTCCCTCCAGGGACAGAGAACCCTGG GTTGTGAAGGAGACGTGTGGGACCGGGAGAGTTGCGGGGGCCAGGCGGCAATCGAGAACCCCAATCTCTGCCTGCGTCTCCGATGCTGCTACCGCGACGGTGTCTGCTACCACCAGCGTCCGGATG AGAACATGCGGCGGAAGCACATGTGGGCGCTGGGCTGGACGTGCGGCggcctcctcttcctcatcaCCAGCATCTGCCTGTTCTG GTGGGCCAGGCGACACGACATGCTGCGGCTGCCCTGGTTCCTGAAGGGCAAGTGCAACCTGTCCAGGACGgtctctttgttgtccaaggaCCGGACTCCGAGCGAAAAGAAGACGCCCTCTGTCGGCAGcatcccccccgccccgcccacggAGGGGACCCAGGATACCTCTGGGGGCACTGAGGGGGAGGGGACGGAAGGGGGCGAAGAAACGGAAGGGGGGGACGAAGATGATTAG